The Halarchaeum grantii genome includes a window with the following:
- a CDS encoding lysylphosphatidylglycerol synthase transmembrane domain-containing protein has product MEFDTRTIFVGFLGAVAVLAALLWVVGIGETRRVLGLLSPAVLAVILLVGVVWLVAWGLALRRVLGALGVTASAADGFLLYAAAAFANNVTPFGQAGGEPFSALLISRATDSEYETGLAAIASLDTLNFVPSILLALVGLSYYAARFTVGDSVRLVLGVVVLLAVGIPALAYVGWRNRHAVEARIVRLVHPVWSALGRRLPVLGVPNRESVSRRIDGFFRAIERVATSRRDLAVALTYSTLGWLCMCLALALSLRALTPMTDVGAAVVFVVVPVASIASITPLPGGTGGVEAAIVLLLVPITGISAATATSAALVFRGATYWFPILLGGGATAWLEARTGR; this is encoded by the coding sequence ATGGAGTTCGATACGCGGACGATATTCGTCGGGTTCCTCGGCGCCGTCGCCGTCCTCGCGGCGCTCCTCTGGGTCGTCGGCATCGGCGAAACCCGGCGGGTCCTCGGCCTGCTCTCGCCCGCCGTGCTCGCCGTGATCCTCCTCGTCGGGGTCGTCTGGCTCGTCGCGTGGGGGCTCGCCCTCCGGCGGGTCCTCGGCGCCCTCGGCGTCACCGCGAGCGCGGCCGACGGCTTCCTGCTCTACGCCGCCGCCGCGTTCGCGAACAACGTCACGCCGTTCGGGCAGGCCGGGGGCGAGCCGTTCAGCGCGCTCCTCATCTCGCGCGCCACCGACAGCGAGTACGAAACCGGCCTCGCCGCCATCGCCAGCCTCGACACGCTCAACTTCGTCCCCTCGATCCTCCTCGCGCTCGTCGGGCTCAGCTACTACGCCGCGCGATTCACCGTCGGCGACAGCGTCCGCCTCGTCCTCGGCGTCGTCGTCCTCCTCGCCGTCGGTATTCCCGCTCTCGCCTACGTCGGCTGGCGGAACCGCCACGCCGTCGAAGCCCGCATCGTGCGCCTCGTCCACCCCGTCTGGAGCGCGCTCGGCCGGCGCCTCCCGGTTCTCGGCGTCCCCAACCGCGAGAGCGTCAGCCGCCGCATCGACGGCTTCTTCCGCGCCATCGAGCGCGTCGCCACCAGCCGCCGCGACCTCGCGGTCGCGCTCACCTACTCCACGCTCGGCTGGCTCTGCATGTGCCTCGCGCTCGCCCTCTCCCTCCGGGCGCTCACCCCGATGACGGACGTCGGCGCCGCCGTCGTCTTCGTCGTCGTCCCCGTCGCCTCCATCGCGAGCATCACGCCGCTCCCCGGCGGAACCGGCGGCGTCGAGGCCGCCATCGTCCTCCTCCTCGTCCCCATAACCGGCATCTCGGCGGCCACCGCGACGTCCGCCGCGCTCGTCTTCCGGGGTGCGACCTACTGGTTCCCCATCCTCCTCGGGGGTGGTGCGACCGCGTGGCTCGAAGCGCGGACGGGGCGCTAA
- a CDS encoding DNA-binding protein: MSENPDDDRLEELRKQKKEQLKQQQQEGGAAGGEQPQQQASQQAEQQKKAMLRQYLSDGARRRLNSVKMSKPELAERVEQQVVALGRSGRIQDQLDEDQMKELLRELKPDSKSFDIQRR; this comes from the coding sequence ATGAGTGAGAACCCGGACGACGACCGACTCGAGGAGCTTCGCAAGCAGAAGAAGGAGCAGCTGAAGCAGCAACAGCAGGAGGGCGGCGCCGCCGGGGGCGAGCAACCACAGCAGCAGGCCTCGCAGCAGGCCGAACAGCAGAAGAAGGCGATGCTCCGCCAGTACCTCTCGGACGGGGCGCGCCGGCGGCTGAACTCGGTGAAGATGAGCAAGCCCGAGCTCGCCGAGCGCGTCGAACAGCAGGTCGTCGCGCTCGGACGCTCCGGGCGGATTCAGGACCAGCTCGACGAGGACCAGATGAAGGAGCTGCTGCGGGAGCTGAAGCCGGACTCGAAGTCCTTCGACATTCAGCGGCGCTGA
- the pepF gene encoding oligoendopeptidase F: MSSVPEREEIESAYKWDLDSVYDSTEEWETEFEWAKERISALKEYEGRVAEDGETLLEFLEAYEEVARTVSTLSSYARMRSDEDTRNQDAQGLKSRGSALSSQLSAATSFLEPELQSLSRDELEAMVAETPGLELYEHYLDDVFRMKAHTRSAEVEELISEFGEVLGASSDIYGMLTNADLEFPTVEDPDGEDVTITQSNFTTLLKERDREFRRTVHESFYDRISEVRNTIGSSLQYSTKSDVKLARARNYDTARAAALDGPNIPEEVYDNLVATVRENLDALHRHVDLKERALGVDELEMYDVYMPLTDAEEPDIDYGTACDHIVEAVAPLGEDYQSRVAEGLESGWVDVYENRGKRSGAYSGGTYDTQPFILMNYQGDLDSVYTLAHELGHSLHSQLSSEHQPYVYNDYEIFVAEVASTVNESLLTHHLLETTDDDALRAHVLDQYLERFRSTLFRQTLFAEFEHTIHTMEENGEPLTPDALDEVYGDLKREFYANAAVDDRIVREWMRIPHFHYSYYVYQYSTGISAAVALTQDILAGDADAAEAYVDFLQSGSRKYPLELLRDAGVDMSSPAPIESAIDVYREYLDRSEDLLLA; the protein is encoded by the coding sequence ATGAGTAGCGTCCCCGAACGCGAGGAGATCGAGTCGGCGTACAAGTGGGACCTCGACAGCGTCTACGACTCCACGGAGGAGTGGGAGACGGAGTTCGAGTGGGCGAAGGAGCGAATTTCGGCGCTGAAGGAGTACGAGGGGCGCGTCGCCGAGGACGGCGAGACGCTCCTCGAGTTCTTGGAGGCGTACGAGGAGGTCGCGCGGACCGTCTCGACGCTCTCGTCGTACGCGCGGATGCGCTCGGACGAGGACACGCGGAACCAGGACGCACAGGGACTGAAGTCCCGGGGGTCCGCGCTCTCCTCGCAGCTCTCGGCGGCGACGAGCTTCCTCGAACCCGAACTCCAGTCGCTCTCGCGCGACGAACTTGAGGCGATGGTCGCCGAGACGCCGGGGCTCGAACTCTACGAGCACTACCTCGACGACGTCTTCCGGATGAAGGCGCACACGCGCTCGGCGGAGGTCGAGGAGCTCATCTCCGAGTTCGGCGAGGTACTGGGGGCGTCCAGCGACATCTACGGGATGCTCACGAACGCCGACCTCGAGTTCCCGACCGTCGAGGACCCCGACGGCGAGGACGTCACGATCACGCAGTCGAACTTCACGACGCTCCTGAAGGAGCGCGACCGCGAGTTCCGACGCACCGTTCACGAGTCCTTCTACGACCGCATCTCGGAGGTGCGGAACACGATCGGCTCCTCTTTGCAGTACTCGACGAAGTCGGACGTGAAACTGGCGCGCGCGAGGAACTACGACACCGCTCGGGCGGCCGCGCTCGACGGCCCGAACATCCCCGAGGAGGTGTACGACAACCTCGTCGCGACGGTTCGCGAGAACCTCGACGCGCTCCACCGGCACGTCGACCTGAAGGAGCGCGCGCTCGGCGTCGACGAGCTGGAGATGTACGACGTCTACATGCCGCTGACGGACGCCGAGGAGCCCGACATCGACTACGGAACGGCCTGCGACCACATCGTCGAGGCGGTCGCGCCGCTCGGCGAGGACTACCAGTCGCGGGTCGCCGAGGGCCTCGAGTCGGGCTGGGTGGACGTCTACGAGAACCGGGGCAAGCGCTCGGGCGCGTACTCCGGCGGCACGTACGACACCCAGCCGTTCATCCTGATGAACTACCAGGGCGACCTCGACTCGGTCTACACGCTCGCGCACGAGCTCGGACACTCCCTGCACAGCCAGCTCTCGAGCGAGCACCAGCCCTACGTCTACAACGACTACGAGATCTTCGTCGCGGAGGTCGCCTCGACGGTGAACGAGAGCCTCCTGACCCACCACCTGCTGGAGACGACGGACGACGACGCGCTACGCGCCCACGTCCTCGACCAGTACCTCGAACGCTTCCGCTCGACGCTCTTCCGCCAGACGCTGTTCGCGGAGTTCGAGCACACGATCCACACGATGGAGGAGAACGGCGAGCCGCTGACGCCGGACGCGCTCGACGAGGTGTACGGCGACCTCAAGCGCGAGTTCTACGCGAACGCCGCCGTCGACGACCGCATCGTTCGGGAGTGGATGCGCATCCCGCACTTCCACTACAGCTACTACGTCTACCAGTACAGCACGGGCATCAGCGCCGCCGTCGCGCTCACGCAGGACATCCTCGCGGGCGACGCGGACGCCGCGGAGGCGTACGTCGACTTCCTGCAGAGCGGCTCGCGCAAGTACCCGCTCGAACTGCTCCGGGACGCCGGCGTCGACATGTCCTCGCCGGCACCCATCGAGTCCGCCATCGACGTCTACCGGGAGTACCTCGACCGCTCGGAGGACCTGCTCCTCGCGTAA
- the thiL gene encoding thiamine-phosphate kinase, whose protein sequence is MDERAALALVGDLVDAAGDDAAVVGSTVVTIDMLHETTDFPAGTTRYTAGWRAVGASLSDVAAMGADATGAVGVYGAPDFESGDVEAFVRGALDVCERVGAEYVGGDLDDHDEFTVATTALGETAAPVTRDGASPGEVVAVTGALGRSAAALDAFAAGETERANDLFRFTPRVAAGVALRGNATAMMDSSDGLARSLHQLAEASGVGFAVEGDAVPVTGELRGSDAAAGAGADSDDRLWRAATFGEDFELVCTLPADAVEAVRGLLDVPLTVVGDVTESGVTLDGEELPDVGYTHGE, encoded by the coding sequence ATGGACGAACGGGCGGCGCTCGCGCTCGTCGGCGACCTCGTGGACGCGGCGGGCGACGACGCCGCGGTCGTGGGGTCGACCGTCGTGACCATCGACATGCTCCACGAGACGACGGACTTCCCGGCCGGGACGACGCGGTACACGGCGGGGTGGCGTGCGGTCGGCGCGTCGCTCTCGGACGTCGCGGCGATGGGGGCGGACGCGACGGGCGCGGTCGGCGTCTACGGCGCGCCCGACTTCGAGAGCGGGGACGTCGAGGCGTTCGTGCGGGGCGCACTCGACGTCTGCGAGCGCGTGGGCGCCGAGTACGTGGGCGGCGACCTCGACGACCACGACGAGTTCACGGTGGCGACGACGGCGCTCGGCGAGACGGCCGCCCCGGTGACGCGCGACGGCGCCTCGCCCGGTGAGGTGGTGGCGGTCACGGGAGCGCTCGGTCGGAGCGCCGCCGCGCTCGACGCGTTCGCGGCCGGCGAGACGGAGCGGGCGAACGACCTCTTCCGGTTCACGCCGCGCGTCGCCGCCGGGGTCGCGCTCCGGGGGAACGCGACGGCGATGATGGATTCGAGCGACGGCCTCGCGCGCTCGCTCCACCAGCTCGCCGAGGCCTCCGGCGTGGGTTTCGCCGTTGAGGGCGACGCGGTGCCGGTGACGGGCGAGCTCAGAGGCAGCGACGCGGCCGCGGGAGCGGGCGCTGATTCCGACGACCGGCTGTGGCGCGCGGCGACGTTCGGCGAGGACTTCGAGCTCGTGTGTACGCTCCCCGCGGACGCCGTCGAGGCGGTTCGCGGCCTGCTCGACGTCCCGCTGACGGTCGTCGGCGACGTCACGGAGTCGGGCGTGACGCTGGACGGCGAGGAGCTCCCGGACGTCGGCTACACGCACGGCGAGTAG
- the hisS gene encoding histidine--tRNA ligase, translating to MYDRLKGFRDFYPGEMRARREAMDAVEDAARRYGFREIGTPAMERAEMWTDKSGGDIVTELYDFEDQGGRHVTLTPELTPTVARMVVAKQQALSKPIKWYSTRDFWRYEEPQSGRNREFYQTNVDLFGSSEPEADAEVLATAADALTGLGLTGEDFEFRVSHRDVLGGVLNSFDADVQTRDAIRVVDKRAKLDHDDYVDRLARTGLSVAQAEAFDDVIASNDLEDLVAFADTERVTSAVKNLRAVLRATEDYGVREYVDVSLSTARGLDYYTGVVFECFDSTGEVGRSVFGGGRYDDLIESFGGQPTPAVGFATGYSTLPLLCQRAGVWPEEAVRTDYYVLQVGDVREEAAGVARALRERGHVVETDVSGRSFGSQMNYADSINADTVVIVGERDLEEGNVTVKDMASGDQTQVPLEAFPGDHDEPRYDDFE from the coding sequence ATGTACGACCGGCTCAAGGGATTCCGGGACTTCTACCCCGGGGAGATGCGCGCTCGACGGGAGGCGATGGACGCCGTCGAGGACGCGGCGCGGCGCTACGGCTTCCGCGAGATCGGGACGCCGGCCATGGAGCGCGCGGAGATGTGGACGGACAAGTCCGGGGGCGACATCGTCACCGAGCTCTACGACTTCGAGGATCAGGGCGGGCGACACGTCACGCTCACGCCCGAACTCACGCCGACGGTGGCGCGGATGGTCGTCGCGAAACAGCAGGCGCTCTCGAAGCCCATCAAGTGGTACTCGACGCGCGACTTCTGGCGCTACGAGGAGCCCCAGTCCGGGCGCAACCGGGAGTTCTACCAGACGAACGTCGACCTCTTCGGGTCGAGCGAGCCCGAGGCGGACGCCGAGGTGCTGGCGACGGCGGCGGACGCGCTGACGGGTCTCGGGCTGACGGGCGAGGACTTCGAGTTCCGCGTGAGCCACCGCGACGTCCTCGGCGGCGTGCTGAACAGCTTCGACGCGGACGTCCAGACGCGGGACGCCATCCGCGTCGTGGACAAGCGCGCGAAACTCGACCACGACGACTACGTCGACCGCCTCGCGCGCACCGGCCTCTCGGTCGCGCAGGCGGAGGCGTTCGACGACGTCATCGCGTCGAACGACCTCGAGGACCTCGTCGCGTTCGCGGACACCGAGCGCGTCACGAGCGCGGTGAAGAACCTCCGCGCGGTCCTGCGGGCGACCGAGGACTACGGCGTCCGGGAGTACGTCGACGTCTCGCTCTCGACGGCGCGCGGCCTCGACTACTACACGGGCGTCGTCTTCGAGTGCTTCGACTCCACCGGCGAGGTCGGGCGCTCGGTCTTCGGCGGCGGGCGCTACGACGACCTCATCGAGTCCTTCGGCGGCCAACCCACCCCCGCCGTGGGGTTCGCGACGGGCTACTCGACGCTGCCGCTCCTCTGCCAGCGCGCGGGCGTCTGGCCGGAAGAGGCGGTCCGCACGGACTACTACGTCCTCCAGGTTGGCGATGTCCGCGAGGAGGCGGCGGGCGTCGCGCGCGCCCTCCGCGAGCGCGGCCACGTCGTCGAGACCGACGTCTCGGGGCGCTCCTTCGGCTCGCAGATGAACTACGCGGACTCCATCAACGCCGACACGGTCGTCATCGTCGGCGAGCGCGACCTCGAGGAGGGGAACGTCACGGTGAAGGACATGGCGTCGGGCGACCAGACGCAGGTCCCGCTCGAGGCGTTCCCGGGCGACCACGACGAACCCCGCTACGACGACTTCGAGTAG
- the truA gene encoding tRNA pseudouridine(38-40) synthase TruA codes for MRRAFRLAYDGRPFYGFQRQPAVPTVEDAFFDALRALDVLDAGDERPPGYAAAGRTDRGVSARAQTVALDCPDWLTPRALNAELHDAVWAWAHAAVPADFHATHHARYREYVYHLYAPDADAERARAAARTLSGAHDFHNLTSDATGTERDLSLTVDPDGDFLALRARAGGFPRGLVRRLAALVHAVATGATPLSKVERVLGADELDGPEGVPEAAPEPLALVDVGYGDASFETDERAAADTRAFFADERARHRALARVADTVAADLSER; via the coding sequence ATGCGCCGCGCGTTCCGCCTCGCCTACGACGGCCGGCCGTTCTACGGCTTCCAGCGCCAGCCGGCCGTCCCCACCGTCGAGGACGCGTTCTTCGACGCGCTCCGCGCGCTCGACGTGCTCGACGCGGGCGACGAGCGGCCGCCGGGCTACGCGGCCGCCGGGCGGACCGACCGCGGCGTCTCGGCGCGCGCGCAGACGGTCGCCCTCGACTGCCCCGACTGGCTGACGCCGCGCGCGCTGAACGCCGAGCTCCACGACGCCGTCTGGGCGTGGGCGCACGCGGCCGTCCCCGCCGACTTCCACGCGACCCACCACGCGCGCTACCGCGAGTACGTCTACCACCTCTACGCGCCCGACGCGGACGCCGAGCGGGCGCGCGCGGCCGCCCGCACCCTCTCGGGCGCCCACGACTTCCACAACCTCACGAGCGACGCGACGGGCACCGAACGCGACCTCTCGCTTACCGTCGACCCGGACGGCGACTTCCTCGCGTTGCGGGCGCGCGCCGGCGGCTTCCCGAGGGGACTCGTCCGCCGCCTCGCCGCGCTCGTCCACGCCGTCGCGACGGGCGCCACACCGCTCTCGAAGGTCGAGCGCGTCCTCGGCGCCGACGAGCTCGACGGCCCCGAGGGCGTCCCCGAGGCCGCGCCCGAGCCGCTCGCCCTCGTCGACGTCGGCTACGGCGACGCGTCGTTCGAGACGGACGAGCGGGCGGCCGCCGACACCCGCGCGTTCTTCGCGGACGAGCGCGCTCGCCACCGCGCGCTCGCGCGGGTCGCGGACACCGTCGCTGCGGACCTGTCGGAGCGGTGA
- a CDS encoding site-2 protease family protein, whose amino-acid sequence MSAEFSDAPAPRALSSVFYVYDVVREGDELVYYGEPLVDQRTLHQTAWPLFDERGYEVSIESRPGETVLVAEPARESGAAFPWTNVALAVLTVLTTLYAGTQWYHVDPLSLDVVRALPFVAAVMGVLGVHEFGHYLMSRYHDVDASLPYFIPIPFTPIGTLGAVIKMKGVMPDRKALFDIGVAGPVAGLVATIVVSAVGLLLPPISVPAAPAGTVSIAFGNPPLLRGIAWLLGQPLAYGDGLAVSPVVFGGWVGMFVTFLNLLPVGQLDGGHVMRAVFGPSYERVAPLVPGALFGLAGYVYFALDAPNGATVWLMWGVITSVFVFVGTAHPANEEPLDRKRLVVAGVTLLLGLLCFMPVPIRIVG is encoded by the coding sequence ATGTCGGCGGAGTTCTCCGACGCCCCCGCGCCCCGCGCGCTCTCGTCGGTCTTCTACGTCTACGACGTCGTCCGCGAGGGCGACGAACTCGTCTACTACGGCGAACCGCTCGTCGACCAGCGGACGCTCCACCAGACCGCGTGGCCGCTCTTCGACGAGCGCGGCTACGAGGTCAGCATCGAGTCCCGCCCGGGCGAGACGGTGCTCGTCGCCGAACCCGCCCGCGAGTCGGGCGCGGCGTTCCCGTGGACGAACGTCGCGCTCGCCGTGCTTACCGTCCTCACGACGCTCTACGCGGGCACGCAGTGGTACCACGTCGACCCGCTCTCGCTCGACGTCGTGCGCGCGCTCCCGTTCGTCGCCGCCGTCATGGGCGTCCTCGGCGTCCACGAGTTCGGCCACTACCTGATGAGCCGCTACCACGACGTCGACGCCAGCCTCCCCTACTTCATCCCCATCCCGTTCACGCCCATCGGCACGCTCGGCGCCGTCATCAAGATGAAGGGCGTGATGCCCGACCGGAAGGCGCTCTTCGACATCGGCGTCGCCGGCCCCGTCGCCGGCCTCGTCGCCACGATCGTCGTCAGCGCCGTCGGCCTCCTCCTCCCGCCGATCAGCGTCCCCGCCGCACCCGCAGGCACGGTCAGCATCGCGTTCGGAAACCCGCCGCTCCTCCGGGGTATCGCGTGGCTCCTCGGCCAACCCCTCGCGTACGGCGACGGCCTCGCGGTGAGCCCCGTCGTCTTCGGCGGTTGGGTCGGGATGTTCGTCACCTTCCTCAACCTCCTCCCGGTCGGCCAGCTCGACGGCGGGCACGTGATGCGCGCCGTCTTCGGGCCGTCCTACGAGCGCGTCGCGCCGCTCGTCCCCGGCGCGCTCTTCGGCCTCGCGGGCTACGTCTACTTCGCGCTCGACGCGCCCAACGGCGCCACCGTCTGGCTGATGTGGGGCGTCATCACGTCCGTCTTCGTCTTCGTCGGCACCGCCCACCCGGCTAACGAGGAGCCGCTCGACCGCAAACGCCTCGTCGTCGCGGGCGTCACGCTCCTCCTCGGCCTCCTCTGCTTCATGCCCGTCCCCATCCGCATCGTCGGCTGA
- a CDS encoding 30S ribosomal protein S19e, whose protein sequence is MATLYDAPTDELLEALTDELDGRLDAPAWVEFAKSGHDREMPPQQEDFWARRAASLLRKVAVDGPVGVERLSTEYGSLTKGSTRYRVSPAEKTDGSKNVIRTILQQLEDEDLVETQGVEGRIVTAEGRSLLDDTAGDVLEELDRPELERYV, encoded by the coding sequence ATGGCAACCCTCTACGATGCCCCGACGGACGAGCTCCTCGAAGCGCTCACCGACGAACTCGACGGCCGACTCGACGCCCCCGCGTGGGTCGAGTTCGCGAAGTCCGGCCACGACCGCGAGATGCCGCCCCAGCAGGAGGACTTCTGGGCGCGCCGCGCCGCCAGCCTCCTCCGTAAGGTCGCCGTCGACGGTCCCGTCGGCGTCGAGCGCCTCAGCACCGAGTACGGCTCCCTGACGAAGGGTTCGACGCGCTACCGCGTCAGCCCCGCCGAGAAGACCGACGGCTCGAAGAACGTCATCCGGACCATCCTCCAGCAGCTCGAGGACGAGGACCTCGTCGAGACGCAGGGCGTCGAAGGACGCATCGTCACCGCCGAGGGCCGCAGCCTCCTCGACGACACCGCCGGTGACGTCCTCGAAGAGCTCGACCGCCCCGAACTCGAGCGCTACGTCTAA
- a CDS encoding EamA family transporter yields the protein MVSGIATAVLAAFVWGGYLYALKRYFSAYSGAVVAVVMNVCATLWYLPTAGLYLGGFPSLPPLDAMGALVTLGTIALAAAGFLTFMHAIADGDVSLVAPVAKVVPVFVLPLEVLFLQEAFGPLQVLGVVFATAAIYLANYEGGPLLEPFRNLASSRAVQLALLSAMCYAVSDVGKRLVLQDIDVPGSVWIPLSLVGAAAILSPIAYRDWPAGGIREDLPLFVAAAAVVVVGRVLTTVTFSVTSASVAATIINAQAVVAVVLGGYLLAEDGFRTRLAAAALAVTGIALIAS from the coding sequence ATGGTCTCGGGTATCGCCACCGCCGTTCTCGCCGCCTTCGTCTGGGGCGGCTACCTCTACGCGCTGAAACGCTACTTCTCGGCGTACTCGGGCGCGGTCGTCGCGGTGGTGATGAACGTCTGCGCGACGCTCTGGTACCTCCCGACGGCCGGGCTCTACCTCGGCGGGTTCCCGTCGCTCCCGCCGCTCGACGCGATGGGCGCGCTCGTCACGCTCGGGACGATAGCGCTCGCCGCTGCGGGCTTCCTGACGTTCATGCACGCCATCGCGGACGGTGACGTCTCGCTGGTCGCACCCGTCGCGAAGGTGGTGCCGGTGTTCGTCCTCCCGCTCGAAGTCCTCTTCTTGCAGGAGGCGTTCGGCCCCCTGCAGGTGCTCGGCGTGGTCTTCGCCACGGCCGCGATCTACCTCGCGAACTACGAGGGCGGCCCGCTCCTCGAGCCGTTTCGGAACCTCGCGTCCTCGCGCGCCGTCCAGCTGGCGTTGCTCTCCGCGATGTGTTACGCGGTGAGCGACGTCGGGAAGCGCCTCGTCCTCCAGGACATCGACGTCCCGGGGTCGGTCTGGATCCCGCTGAGCCTCGTCGGCGCCGCCGCCATCCTCTCGCCGATCGCCTATCGCGACTGGCCGGCGGGCGGGATCCGCGAGGACCTCCCGTTGTTCGTCGCGGCGGCGGCCGTCGTCGTCGTCGGGCGCGTCCTCACGACGGTGACGTTCTCCGTGACGTCCGCGTCGGTCGCGGCCACCATCATCAACGCGCAGGCCGTCGTCGCCGTCGTTCTCGGAGGGTACCTGCTCGCGGAGGACGGCTTCCGGACGCGCCTCGCCGCCGCTGCGCTCGCCGTGACGGGGATCGCGCTCATCGCGAGCTAG
- a CDS encoding DUF7123 family protein has translation MSATAQPSTDEPANESVDKESRLRSYLREKAADGELYFKSKFIAEDVDLSAKEIGALMVKLSDSADDLVIEKWSYTSATTWRVQHA, from the coding sequence ATGAGCGCAACTGCCCAGCCCTCCACGGACGAGCCCGCGAACGAGTCGGTCGACAAGGAGTCTCGCCTCCGCTCCTACCTGCGCGAGAAGGCCGCCGACGGCGAGCTCTACTTCAAGAGCAAGTTCATCGCCGAGGACGTCGACCTCTCCGCGAAGGAGATCGGCGCGCTGATGGTGAAGCTCAGCGACTCCGCCGACGACCTCGTCATCGAGAAGTGGTCCTACACGTCCGCGACCACGTGGCGCGTCCAGCACGCCTGA
- the pan2 gene encoding proteasome-activating nucleotidase Pan2, with amino-acid sequence MSRSPTLPDRPTLELDPESSPEERLAALRDHLRELLEVNEQLEDQLDAVQDHHEDLREEVDDLQRENDALKTASLYLATVEDFSEDGAVVKQHGNNQEVLTEVSDRMRERIEVGDRVTINDSFSIQDVLDAETDARAQAMEVDQSPSVEYEDIGGLDAELREVREAVEDPLVNPEQFELVGVEPPSGVLLHGPPGTGKTMMAKAVANETDATFIKMAGSELVQKFIGEGSRLVRDLFDLAEQEEPAILFIDEIDAVAAERTDSKTSGDAEVQRTMMQLLNEMDGFDERGDVRIIAATNRFDMLDSAILRPGRFDRLIEVPEPDQAARERILDIHTRGMNLAEAVDYASLARKTDGFSGAELESLTTEAGMFAIRDGRDEVTMADFEDALAKIQRDEESGTPGYAAYVQ; translated from the coding sequence ATGTCTCGTAGTCCTACTCTACCGGACCGGCCGACGCTCGAGCTCGACCCCGAGTCGAGCCCGGAAGAGCGGCTGGCGGCGCTCAGGGATCACCTCCGGGAGCTCCTCGAGGTGAACGAACAACTCGAGGACCAACTCGACGCGGTCCAAGACCACCACGAGGACCTCCGCGAGGAAGTCGACGACCTCCAGCGCGAGAACGACGCGCTGAAGACGGCGTCGCTCTACCTCGCGACCGTCGAGGACTTCTCCGAGGACGGCGCGGTCGTCAAGCAACACGGGAACAATCAGGAGGTCCTGACGGAAGTCTCCGACCGGATGCGCGAACGCATCGAGGTCGGCGACCGCGTCACGATCAACGACTCCTTCAGCATTCAGGACGTCCTCGACGCGGAGACGGACGCCCGCGCGCAGGCGATGGAGGTCGACCAGTCGCCGAGCGTCGAGTACGAGGACATCGGCGGCCTCGACGCGGAACTCCGCGAGGTTCGCGAAGCCGTCGAGGACCCGCTCGTCAACCCCGAGCAGTTCGAGCTGGTCGGCGTCGAGCCGCCGAGCGGCGTGCTCCTGCACGGGCCGCCGGGGACGGGGAAGACGATGATGGCGAAGGCCGTCGCGAACGAGACGGACGCGACGTTCATCAAGATGGCCGGCTCCGAGCTCGTCCAGAAGTTCATCGGGGAGGGCTCGCGTCTCGTGCGCGACCTCTTCGACCTCGCCGAGCAGGAGGAGCCCGCCATCCTCTTCATCGACGAGATCGACGCCGTCGCCGCCGAGCGCACGGACTCGAAGACGTCGGGCGACGCGGAGGTCCAGCGCACGATGATGCAGCTCCTCAACGAGATGGACGGCTTCGACGAGCGCGGCGACGTCCGCATCATCGCCGCCACCAACCGCTTCGACATGCTCGACTCGGCGATCCTGCGCCCGGGGCGCTTCGATCGGCTCATCGAGGTGCCCGAGCCCGATCAGGCGGCCCGCGAGCGCATCCTCGACATCCACACGCGCGGGATGAACCTCGCGGAAGCCGTCGATTACGCGTCGCTCGCCCGGAAGACCGACGGCTTCAGCGGCGCGGAGCTCGAGTCGCTCACCACGGAGGCCGGCATGTTCGCGATCCGCGACGGCCGCGACGAGGTGACGATGGCGGACTTCGAGGACGCCCTCGCGAAGATCCAGCGCGACGAGGAGTCCGGCACGCCCGGCTACGCCGCCTACGTTCAGTAA